The Parcubacteria group bacterium CG10_big_fil_rev_8_21_14_0_10_36_14 genome window below encodes:
- a CDS encoding 50S ribosomal protein L27 yields MAHKKAGGSTSLGRDSQSKRLGVKLSDGAFAKKGAIIIRQRGTRVHPGENVMRGNDDTLFASAEGTVKFKTRKKRAFTGNLRPIKIVNVEPVK; encoded by the coding sequence ATGGCACATAAGAAGGCAGGAGGCTCAACTTCGTTAGGACGCGATTCGCAGTCAAAACGCTTAGGCGTAAAACTGTCTGACGGAGCATTCGCTAAAAAAGGCGCGATTATTATAAGACAACGCGGGACGAGAGTTCATCCTGGCGAAAACGTAATGCGCGGAAATGATGATACCCTTTTTGCAAGTGCGGAAGGAACCGTAAAATTCAAAACTAGAAAAAAACGGGCTTTCACCGGAAATTTGCGTCCTATAAAAATAGTAAATGTTGAACCTGTAAAATAA